Within the Scomber scombrus chromosome 4, fScoSco1.1, whole genome shotgun sequence genome, the region tgcaaAACCAAGAGACTGATCAAACATATGGTATGTCAAACATCATAAGGTACCTCTTGAATTTCATCAACAGGGCTCAGCGTTCTCTAGAGGTTCACATCGATTCGTCACGGCCTGGACTTCCTTAACCTGAACGCTGTCATACGTTCCTGTGATCAACATTGTGCGGGTCTCTCCGTTAGCGTATGTGCGTGTGAGGAATGCTGTGAACGGGATGCTAATTTTGTACTTATACTGCACCATCCTAGCCATGCAGGAGCTGTTTGGTGGGGCGGTGAGCTGCACAGAGATAGTTTCAGTGCTGGACGTCACCACCGTGTTTTGCCAGGAGAACTTGAACGTCTCCTCAGTGCTGAATGTAATACCTGTGGAGAAAACGAGGGGAATTCCAGCCTTGATGGTAGTTTTAACACCGACTTCAATGGAAAAGCCAGTGTCCCACCTGTGCTCCACCTCAATTGTCTTTGAGAGGGTATCTGTTTTCACCACTGGACGGCACTCATAGTTGTTGATGGAAGTTTCTCGCACTATCTCTGGAGGATAATAGAGTATCTCTGAGTTGTCAGTGTTGTACTTGACATCGTAGATCCGCTGGTTGACTACATTCTTATTGATGGTCAGGACCTGGTAGTCGTGGTACTTATACACAGACCACTTCCAAGGCAAGTAGAAGTGTTTATCCTGAGTAATCACCTCCCCAAGTCCATATTTGTTCTTCCCTACATACACATCCTGCCCGGGACAGATCCTGACTGAATTCTTGGGCACTGAACCGTGTGAATCGCCATTCCACTCCAGGATCTCAAAGTTACCGTTGTTTACCAGGACCTCAAACGGGGAACCAGCATGTGTATGTTTTCCACTGGGATAGTGGCAATAAGAGCCCATGTCAGGGTTATAAAAGCCAGCGTTACACTTGTATTTGCAGATATAGTCAATGCGATGAACGTACCAATTGTCGATTGAGACAGAATTGTTGGGGAGAGAGTTGTTCCAGGTCACCCATTCCAGGATTGTGCCGACGTTAGTAGTGTCTTTGGAAGACTGGACCTGCGTGCTTGGACTTAAGTTGGCAACACTCAGCAGCACATCTGCTGGCATCGATTGGTTAACGTTGATTTCAGGCTCACCATCTAGATGTGGGTtcatgaaggagagaaaagggacAAGAAGGTTTGTTTTAAGACAATAATCAGGACAATGTTTACCTTTTAAAATGAGGATTCTTCATGCACATCCTAACATGAGAgagctttaaaatgaaattatttgttAAAATGACAAGTAACATATTCTCCTAGCACCTTCTTAATATCTCCATTCATCTGGAAAAGTTTGCATTTCCGGATAAGatgttttttaacaaatctttgggccagaaccggcccaccaaaGGTTCCAATCAAGCCCAGTGGAGAAACTTTGCAAAGAGTGAAAATtgaagaaaagtaattccagtttttcaataaaatgctaTTCTCGCCTATTTTCACTCTGcattcacagtcaaggcttCTGATCTTACAACATGAGATAACTTCAGAAAATTGTCCTTCAAATTTGAATCACATTGCAACTC harbors:
- the LOC133979425 gene encoding natterin-3-like yields the protein MMMKLSVLLLLALQTAGLLSKDLDIGNTTEDLDDGEPEINVNQSMPADVLLSVANLSPSTQVQSSKDTTNVGTILEWVTWNNSLPNNSVSIDNWYVHRIDYICKYKCNAGFYNPDMGSYCHYPSGKHTHAGSPFEVLVNNGNFEILEWNGDSHGSVPKNSVRICPGQDVYVGKNKYGLGEVITQDKHFYLPWKWSVYKYHDYQVLTINKNVVNQRIYDVKYNTDNSEILYYPPEIVRETSINNYECRPVVKTDTLSKTIEVEHRWDTGFSIEVGVKTTIKAGIPLVFSTGITFSTEETFKFSWQNTVVTSSTETISVQLTAPPNSSCMARMVQYKYKISIPFTAFLTRTYANGETRTMLITGTYDSVQVKEVQAVTNRCEPLENAEPC